The genomic DNA TTGCTTACGAAGACGGTCGTTCCTTCGTCGGTCTCTCTAACTACACTGGATGAAAACTTGGGTGCAGCATCGTCGCAAGGTACGAGACACACCGATGCAGCTGCTGACAGCCCAAACTCCGATGCTAGTCCACGAACACCCTTTTCGGCGATTCCCACACGTCCTGATATGGTTTACTATTCTGCGGCTGGTAGCGGGGTTGCTGAAGTGAAAGTCATCAACAGTGGTTTTGTTTTGCACGGGTATCTGGGTTTCAAAACGCTGGTGATCAAGACCGTTGCTTTGATTTTTAGTGTGTCATCTGGCCTAAGTTTAGGCAAGGAGGGTCCGTATGTCCACATCGCCACCTGTGTGGGAAACATATGCTGTCGCTTGTTCGCCAAATACAATCGCAAcgatggaaaaagaagagaggtGCTAAGCGCGAGTGCTGCGAGTGGTGTCGCAGTAGCTTTTGGTGCCCCCATTGGTGGTGTTCTCTTTAGCCTCGAGGAAGTTAGCTATTATTTCCCTCCGAAGACGCTATTCAGAACATTCTTCTGCTGTATTGCTGCAACACTCTCTCTGAAATTCCTCAATCCTTATGGAACGGGTAAGATCGTCCTGTTTGAGGTCCGATATTTGAACGATTGGGAGATCTTTGAGCTAGTGATATTTATTCTTTTGGGTGTCTTGGGAGGCGCTCTTGGAGCCCTTTTCATCAAGGCATCTAGTTTATGGGCTCGCTCATTCCGGCGAATCCCAATTATCAAGCGTTGGCCGATGCTGGAGGTAGTTCTTGTCGCGGTGGTGACTGGCCTAGTCAGCTTTTGGAATCGTTATACTAAATTGGCCGTATCCGAACTTTTGTTCGAGCTGGCCAGCCCTTGCGATCATGAATCCTCATCGCCAACCTCGCTATGTCCAAACGAAGATGGCATTGTCGATATTATCCGCTACCTCCTTGTAGCATTCGTTATCAAAAGCCTGTTAACGATAGTCACATTCGGCATTAAAGTGCCAGCGGGCATCTACGTCCCATCCatggttgttggtggtctCTTGGGACGGATCGTTGGTCATGTGGCACAATATTTCGTGGTGAAATACCCATCGTTCCCCTTGTTTGGATCCTCCTGCCCAGCTGTGTCGGGGATGGAATCGTGTGTGACTCCAGGAGTGTATGCAATGATCGCCGCAGGGGCTACCATGTGTGGTGTCACCCGCTTGTCAGTTACATTGGCCGTCATCCTCTTTGAACTGACAGGTAGTCTTGCCCATGTCCTTCCGTTTTCCTTGGCCATCCTTTGTGCCAAATGGACTGCTGATGCGATCGAGCCCCGCAGCATCTATGTAAGTATCGACTGAAACCCAAGGATCTGTGCTACCGAACTACATGCTGACTTGGATAGGATCTCCTGACTGATATGAATTCGTACCCGTTCCTTGATAATAAGATACAAGTCGTGTCAGATGCAGAGCTCGGAGACCTAGTGAGACCTGTACGGAAGAGTCGTATCATTGATATCTCAGACTCTCCGTTCGTACCAGCCACAGAGTTGCGCTCCAAGCTTCAAACTCTTCTCATGGCAGGAGAGTTAGACAGTGGCCTCCCTATCTTACGCCACGATGTCTTGTCTGGGTTGATCCCAGCCCCGGACCTCGAATATGCGCTGGACAATCtcgaggacgaagaaaacACGTTATGTCTGATGACACTAGATACGATGTCGGTCGTTTCCGacagtgatgatgaagaggccaTTCGAGTGGACTTTAACCGCTATATTGATCCGGTATGTGGATAGAAATCCGTATATCTCCTCACAAGCTGATGCATGTATAGGCCCCTATCGCTCTTGATATACACTCACCTGTAGACCTTGTTTATCAGTGCTTCGCTAAGCTAGGTCTACGGTACCTGTGCGTCCTTCAAAACGGACAGTACGCGGGTCTGGTCCATAAGAAGGCCTTCGTGAAGTtcatgaaggagaatgagTGATTCTCTTTACCAGATGAATCCGCTTGCTGTAAAAGAGAATGCAAACGTATACATATTTCCAACGTCTTCAAAGCATTGTCCAGCGTTATGTTCCGGTCCCTGCACGCATTCCTGGTCATGGGCAGcatcttttcttattttgcATATATTTTTGAGCTTGAGCATCACGCATATACTGATCTTACTATAAACTGTATTTTTCTTAGCGCTGTTTCTACTACCAAGTGTATATCAGCGGAGGATGCCTGTATGTTTTATGTACCTGACGGGGTTCGAGACTTCTTTTTGTTGATATGTCTTCATTAGCAAGCGCCTCTTTGACTGCAGATGCCTAGCATAGAACTTCATATGGGGAAGACTCGCCGTATATAGATTATCGTTGCATAAAGCAATCGAACGCTATCGTTATATACAAGGAAGGGAGAGGCTAAACTGCGCACAGTACCGGTAACATCAATTGACCCGTTCATAACCAACCATCTGGATCCTAACCTCGCcttcatctttccattcccCCGAGACAGGCTCACCCACCCACTCGGTCACTTCCTCCGCACTCACCTTCCTCCATCCCTTCTCCATGAGCAGCTCCTCGTCaatgggaaagaaagtaTCACACTCAAACACAGCCTTCTCCCCATCCActcccttcttctcaacATTCGTCATAACAATCCTAACCGGCCGATCCCCTCCCAACCCCAAAGCTGTCGCATAAATCTCCGCACCCCCAATCACAAAAACACTCCCCAACCCCCCCTtaaacttctcctccacatcctcaaGCGCCGCCTCCAGCCCAGAACTAACAATCGCATCCGTAATCGGCCCCTCCTCCTTATTCTCCCCAGCAGAAGtagccgccgccgcagcagcagccatcttcgccctcttttccttcaactcctccgcaaCCCGTTTACTCACACCCTCCACATCCCGCGTTACGATAACATTAATCCTCTTTCCCAGCGGCCGTAGACTCTTAGGCACGGAATCGTACGTCTTCCGACCCATGATCATGGCGTTTGTTGTCCCCGGGCGCGGGGGGCGGGTTGTCACGCGCGCGAAGAAGCTCATGTCGGCTTTTATGCGCGGCCAGGGGAGTGTGCCGTTTAGACCGATTCCGAGGAGGGTTTTTTCGCGCGTGGGAATCGGTGTCGTTGCGACTATTAGGGTGAGAGGGTTTGTTGGTGGCATttttggttggtttggtgGGGTGGTGAGGGGTTGGTTGCTCTTTTTGGGGTGGGTGGTTTTGGGTTGGGAGGTTGGACGTTTCCTTGGTTGTGGTAAGGCGTAGGAGGTCTGGTTTTGTAGAATATAACGTTATGTTTAGAGGTAAGTCATAGAGTTGTTGGGATGTATAAGTTGGAGCTGACTTGGTGCACGCTTGCCTGATCGGGACATTTATGGGTGGAGTAAGGTACTGTGAGATTGACCGCCTACTTCTAATGGCGGGGTGTCTCTGTATTGGAAGGCGGTCTTTGATGGAATTATTTAGATCCCCGACAGGGGAGACAGGCTGTTTTTGCTTGATCTTCTGATAATAATATTTCAATTGTACTACCTTGTATTGATCTGAGAACTACCTGGGCTAATGGATACCTAGTAAGCTAGCTACTGAAGTTTTTCTGTGGGAAAATAATCGTTCACTATAGCGTAGGGACCTTACTAACCTAGCATCGCTGAAGATACACTATTCGGTGGTGTAGCTGATGGTGTGTTCAATTTATTCTGCCTGACAATCAACTATTCACTATCTTATCGCGATCACTATCAATCGATACATACAAACTATTTACATCTTTCTAGTAGACTGCCTCTTACTACTATTCAATGTGTCTTGAACGATGGTGTGGAAATTAGTAGTAAGAGTCTTGTTAGTTGTTATCTATAAGATTTGGTGAAGTTTGAATATGATGGTCTACTCGTGTCttacacatatatatactgttTATTTGATCTATCAACCAACTCAGGAGCTTTAGTAGCTCATGGAAATATACGTCACATATGGCTATAGGTTGACATGATTATTGGAAAAGATATTGGGATCAGGGAGTGTTTCTGACCTTCAAATACCTAAAAATATGTGAATTGGCAAGGCTTATGCAGCCTATCGCAAGAATTAACGCAGGGCTTGGGAAGGAGTACATTTAAGTACACTGGTATCCAAAAGTACATTGCAATATAAATACTCATCCATCATATATCTTCATATATGAaaggatggaagaaaagaagaagaaccgaaaCTAGTAAAGCACATATGGCTCACAACAATCCCCAAGCTAAAGATCTTTTTTGCCCCCCGAGATACATTTGTCCCCCGTAGCAAACTTTAGATCGTAAAGCGATGGCCCACAATATTGCTTTTCATCCCAGGTGTCCTTCCGCCCTACAAGGAGCGATCCACGCCAGGAACCAGCGTGAGACATCCGGAAGCACTCCTGCTCACATATCCAATAAGCCCTGTCTCTCATGGTCTTTCTGATGGCGCCTTGAATGGTCTCGAGACTGGCGCTGGTATCGCACCACCGGCTGTCCTCGGTATGGGACTCGAAACGCCAATTgaattcctcttcctcgccggATATTCTTGTGCATGTGTTATAATCTGACAATTCTTTGATCTGTTCTGCGATTTTAGGGAGCCATGCATCTATGGCTGCTTCGCCGTTGCTGTAAGGGCAGTACGGGTAGTCGCCGATGTGCAGGATAGGGCACATTGTGATGGGAAGATCTTTCCGTCTCTCGAGGTCTCGTGCTGCGAGATCGTTTTCGGTTACGTTGAGATCGAGCGTATAATCGAGTTCCTGATgtgatggaggaagagatgccGCAAGTGCTGGTGTTGCTTGCCAGCAGGCGAACGCGAAGAAGAGACTTTGGGTGAGTAACATGGTTAACGAGGcctgtgatgatgatggcaagACTGGTCAAATTTCCTGACGAGAGGGCTGAATGGACTCGCACATTCCCTGGTTAATAATTCCAGTTGGAACGACAGATGATCATCCCCTTATTATATTGTATACCGTGCTTGATCTTATGACCCTGCCTCCCTGTTCTTGCGATAGGGGGTAGGCCAGTGATACCAAGAATATTGTTCCTTGGGAGAGTGCTAGACAAAGAATATGAGTTAGAAATCGAAAAAGACTTCTGGTTAATATAACTTTGGCCTTGGCCCCGTTGCCCGACGCCCCGTACTAGTATAGCCTTATATTTCACTGGACTAATGTGCTCTTTGTGTTATCACAGAATCCTGAGTGGCCCCATGTCTTGTCAAAAACCCTAGATCAGACAATATTAGTCTTTTGATGAGACAATATAGTTCGTGATGTAATACCTCAGGGTCTGTTTCCATATAAAGCACGTTTCACTCCACCGAAGCCGTCTACATACAACACAGTGGGACTATAGGTCCATAGCCATAGAAAGGAGAACAAAGGAGATATGGCGGGGAAGTAGAGAgggtagtatatatactattgTGGACTATTTCCATATTCACATGACCCTGCTTAAAGGATTGAGGCTTGATAATAGTAGTGCCTTGCAAAGTAGAAAAGGTTGGCTAATATAATCTCAATGTAACTCTGGCTCGAGGAATAGAGTATTCTAAGTCATCACAAATATGTTCCCAGCTGGGTTAACTGGGTAGTGGCGATTGACTGACAGAAGGTGTCCAAGTTCTTTGGACGAACATGCTTAGAAACGTGCAATATTGCTCGCCTGGGTCTCCAGGGACGAAGCCCGTGGGGCTGGGTGATGGGGGTTAGCCCCCTGCTCCTGACTGTGAGGAAAGTAGACTACCAGGTAGTGCTGGACAGCCAGTTTAATCGGTAGTGTTGATACCCAGCGGTAGCAAGGCCACACATTAATTTCAGCCGGCGAAAGGGAAGGCCATGCAGCGGGATACTCGTAGACCCTTTGCTGATAGATGACTGGGAGTACTGGACCTAGTCCAGAGACGCCTTGGTCTCGATAGCGATATCGACAATAGCCCACCAGTGAAATTGACGGCCCTGGCGGAGTGAACGCAACATAACTCTTGTGCTAAGAAGTTAGAAAAAACTAGTATGAGGTCAAAATTGTAGTGATGGGTATCTACAATACAAGCAATAATGTACAATAGAAATAGTAAGCCCCTCCCAGACGCCAATGATGCAATATCTATAAAACCATGCCGGAACCGAAGCCCAGAATAACACTAGTACTCACATATCACCAATAAGATCATTTAGCCGGTTTCAACAAACCACCTTCCTCGATGGCCCGCTGGATAGCATCTGCGTCCCTCTCTAGCTCCTCTCGCCGCTTCACATCCGATTCGTCTTCGCCGAGAGTGTTGAGCTTTCCAAAGAGCCAGGTTTCTTTCATCGTACGGGTCAAAGAGAGAATATCTTCGGCGGCGCGGACCTGTGATTGATCTGGTTAGTGACGAAGGCTAGCGCTGCTAAGGTCTGCACAAGGTAAATATGGATGTACGTATACATACCAAAGCAGTCGACTCCACGTCAAGTTGGTATGTTTCCACTGCTGTTGAAGTATGGCTGGTACTCTCGACCTGTGTGTTATTGGATCAGTTCATATTCTCATTATAGTGCAAGGAGAAGACAGACCGTTGCTGTTGCCATTATGTTCTCGAATCTTTGAAGTAATTGAGAGATATTGGTATTGATGCGATCTGCGGAGTATGTTGATTAGAAAATGCGGGTGGGTGGATGAATGATAAAGTTCTATCTGTGTCAATGTGGTGGTATGGGTTGCGCACAATGTAATGCCTTGGATGTTGGCTGGGAGTCCATATTTGCTTTCTTAGGGTAAACTATTCAGTGATGATGTTTTTAGTAGATAGATGTTGGAGCGATAACTGATAGAGATAATTGCTATCTGCGATGAAGGCGGCTTGTATGGCGGTGGAGATTATTGCCGACATTATTGTATCCGTTGATCATTACTTAACAGAGGAGTGATACATAGATGGCTCTAAGGATACTCCATACAGCAATACTGACCCGCAATTACTTCTTCATTGGATGTAGATGTGCAATAGTGCTTGCAATTTCAGTGTACATTAGCTGTAAAGGTAGTCTGGCTATGGACCATGGTCGGTTTTTgaacagagaaaagggaTCTGGCAAGCCATGAAAACAATGCAAACTATGAGTAACTCCAGCGACATTGATAGAGCCATACGACGATTCTCATGAGATTGTGGCTCCAGTAATGGAATACTTTCGATCATTGTACTCCACTCTCAGGGAATACATTGCCCACCGCATTCCACTTGTGCCAGAGGACCCTCCCAAACAGATAGATCAGCAGGACTCTGACTGATATACGAGCCATTATGTGGGAGTGGTATGATGTAGGCATCGACTCGGCGCCAGGCAACTAGATCAAGACGGTTCACCAAACCATCGGAATGTTGTTGAGCCATTTTGTATTTGTATCAATGACATCATCTTACGATGGTGCATCCAATGTTTAGTTTGGATGTAACTTCGTGCAACTTATCTGACATACTTGCCCTACAGGTAAGTGTTAGTAGAAACATCAAAAAATCATGATCAGGTACAACCTACCATAAACCTCTTGTGGAAGTCCGATCGCAACAGATCCTATACTTGATTAGCGCCAAGTCAACACGACCAAGCTGGGCAAGCTTACGTTGACAAactcctttcctctcttaTCCTCGGTTCCCCTGGCTTGATTTTTGAAGACCACGTCGTCATCCCAGCGGCGTTTCAAGTTGAAGTCCTGAGCGTTAAGCAGCGGGTTTCCTTTGGCAATATCATATTCccgtttctcttcctcttcagcagcGCGTTCGcgctcttctttttccttctgttcttgtctctccttcttgatcttttccagTTCTCGCATCAACTCGGCggcctcatcttcttcatcgtcactaAAAACTTGTCAGCATAGCTGACTTGCCTGCAAATCCAAGTAGCatacctttcttcttcgctaCTGTCATCCTCCGACCCATCTGAATCCGCATCTATGTCCCGCGTCTCCTCTAGTATTCGCCGCCGTTtggcttctggatcttcGTCCTCCGTCCCAACTGAATCACTGCCAGATGGACCGCCTTCTATTTGGTGTTTGGGTGCTGCGCTCTCAACAGTTGGTTCATTCACGGGGAtacccctcttcttcgcaaAATGAGCGGCTTCGGCTTGGAGCAATTCGGCGCGCAAATCGCGTTGTTGAGCTTCGCCTTCACCACCCTGGCCGAGTTGACTTGAACATATTAGAGGAAATCACACCCACAGTACAGATCCGACTTACCGAGTCTTCAAGTGCGTATGTGCTGGGAGCAGTCGCTGGTGGTATGCGGGGCCGCGCAAGGcctcttttccttgtgcCTGTTGTCCGTGAGTCTATATTCAAGTATTCCCGGATTGAAGTA from Aspergillus oryzae RIB40 DNA, chromosome 7 includes the following:
- a CDS encoding chloride channel protein (Cl- channel CLC-3 and related proteins (CLC superfamily)) encodes the protein MPRSVPSNFTSLSQEGGQAPSEDDRQRSLSRTAPPSPSAVRRQHSYLSEAHTGYQSLQPPLEIGETTSLLGKDRGNSRGVRRSYTNLSNGSGPDTSFRHNLLAGSFRRSRHHSRAHSQALRVSRRESIDTDRPESLAASAKDGLSSSFMDDRTWYDQFTSTDWVHDSIADGERLRQLRARKDVRGRLLAWFDGAQGWVLVALIGCITAAIAYFVDITEDFVFDLKEGFCTTRWFSSRQECCVDNPVCSAWWSWSKMLTFSSTDNQWTDFGMYVAWVVILSVISCFLTLLTKTVVPSSVSLTTLDENLGAASSQGTRHTDAAADSPNSDASPRTPFSAIPTRPDMVYYSAAGSGVAEVKVINSGFVLHGYLGFKTLVIKTVALIFSVSSGLSLGKEGPYVHIATCVGNICCRLFAKYNRNDGKRREVLSASAASGVAVAFGAPIGGVLFSLEEVSYYFPPKTLFRTFFCCIAATLSLKFLNPYGTGKIVLFEVRYLNDWEIFELVIFILLGVLGGALGALFIKASSLWARSFRRIPIIKRWPMLEVVLVAVVTGLVSFWNRYTKLAVSELLFELASPCDHESSSPTSLCPNEDGIVDIIRYLLVAFVIKSLLTIVTFGIKVPAGIYVPSMVVGGLLGRIVGHVAQYFVVKYPSFPLFGSSCPAVSGMESCVTPGVYAMIAAGATMCGVTRLSVTLAVILFELTGSLAHVLPFSLAILCAKWTADAIEPRSIYDLLTDMNSYPFLDNKIQVVSDAELGDLVRPVRKSRIIDISDSPFVPATELRSKLQTLLMAGELDSGLPILRHDVLSGLIPAPDLEYALDNLEDEENTLCLMTLDTMSVVSDSDDEEAIRVDFNRYIDPAPIALDIHSPVDLVYQCFAKLGLRYLCVLQNGQYAGLVHKKAFVKFMKENE
- a CDS encoding dihydrofolate reductase (predicted protein) is translated as MPPTNPLTLIVATTPIPTREKTLLGIGLNGTLPWPRIKADMSFFARVTTRPPRPGTTNAMIMGRKTYDSVPKSLRPLGKRINVIVTRDVEGVSKRVAEELKEKRAKMAAAAAAATSAGENKEEGPITDAIVSSGLEAALEDVEEKFKGGLGSVFVIGGAEIYATALGLGGDRPVRIVMTNVEKKGVDGEKAVFECDTFFPIDEELLMEKGWRKVSAEEVTEWVGEPVSGEWKDEGEVRIQMVGYERVN
- a CDS encoding uncharacterized protein (predicted protein) produces the protein MLLTQSLFFAFACWQATPALAASLPPSHQELDYTLDLNVTENDLAARDLERRKDLPITMCPILHIGDYPYCPYSNGEAAIDAWLPKIAEQIKELSDYNTCTRISGEEEEFNWRFESHTEDSRWCDTSASLETIQGAIRKTMRDRAYWICEQECFRMSHAGSWRGSLLVGRKDTWDEKQYCGPSLYDLKFATGDKCISGGKKDL
- a CDS encoding uncharacterized protein (predicted protein), giving the protein MGRRMTVAKKKDEAAELMRELEKIKKERQEQKEKEERERAAEEEEKREYDIAKGNPLLNAQDFNLKRRWDDDVVFKNQARGTEDKRGKEFVNVSLPSLVVLTWR